The Phalacrocorax carbo chromosome 21, bPhaCar2.1, whole genome shotgun sequence genome has a window encoding:
- the TLCD5 gene encoding TLC domain-containing protein 5 encodes MLFPLPLRVACSLLAWLSLYAWFCHRYKHRNYEWSCRLVTLTHGILATCLSAYIGFIDGPWPLSHPGSPNTTLQVHVLCLSLGYFLFDLCWCVYFQTEGALMLAHHLVSILGITASLALGESAAEVNAVIFGSEITNPLLQARWFLKEMGCYHSFTGDVVDFFFVVLFTGVRIGVGAWLMYCELASPKPRWYIKLGGVIMYAVSWVFMVSICRFARRKSMKKYHAWRSRRSDELYLKTNGHLKNH; translated from the exons ATGCTGTTCCCCCTGCCTCTGCGGGTAGCCTGCAGTCTGCTTGCCTGGCTCTCTCTCTATGCTTGGTTCTGCCATCGCTACAAGCACCGGAATTATGAATGGAGCTGCAGGCTGGTCACACTGACCCATGGCATCCTTGCTACCTGTCTCTCTGCTTACATTGGCTTTATTGATGGTCCCTGGCCTTTAAGTCACCCAG GATCACCAAACACAACTCTTCAGGTACATGTGCTGTGCCTTAGCTTGGGCTACTTCCTCTTTGACCTTTGTTGGTGCGTGTACTTCCAGACAGAGGGTGCCCTGATGCTGGCCCACCACCTGGTGAGCATCTTGGGCATCACAGCATCATTGGCACTCGGAGAGTCAGCTGCGGAGGTCAATGCCGTCATCTTTGGTAGTGAGATCACTAACCCGCTGCTGCAGGCCCGCTGGTTCCTGAAGGAGATGGGGTGTTACCACAGTTTCACAGGTGATGTAGTGGATTTCTTCTTCGTGGTCCTCTTCACTGGGGTGCGGATTGGAGTGGGAGCCTGGCTGATGTACTGTGAGCTTGCTTCGCCCAAACCCAGGTGGTACATTAAGCTGGGGGGCGTCATCATGTACGCTGTCTCCTGGGTTTTCATGGTCAGCATCTGTCGCTTTGCTAGGCGGAAGAGCATGAAGAAATACCATGCTTGGAGGAGTCGGAGGAGTGATGAGTTATACTTGAAAACTAATGGACATCTGAAAAACCACTGA